One Nicotiana sylvestris chromosome 12, ASM39365v2, whole genome shotgun sequence genomic window carries:
- the LOC138883820 gene encoding uncharacterized protein, whose translation MAAPPNFEEGQSTYRPPRFNGQYYWWWKTRMCDFIMAEDFELWMLFVMVLMSLPTKKDDEYNRISACQSAKEIWESLQTAYEGTTQVKQSKIDMLITEYEVSRMKDDESIQDMHTRFTSIINELYSLGKIIPRSKLVRKILNVLPSSWESKVNAITEAKDLQALTIDELVGNMKTYEMK comes from the exons atggctgctccaccaaattttgaagaggGTCAGTCTACCTACAGACCACCTAGGTTCAATGGGCAATACTATTGGTGGTGGAAGACAAGAATGTGTGACTTTATCATGGCAGAAGATTTCGAGTTGTGGATGTTATTTGTGATGGTCCTTATGTCCCTCCCTACAAAGAAG GACGATGAATACAATAGGATCTCAGCCTGTCAATCcgccaaggagatatgggaaTCTTTACAAACAGCATACGAGGGAACCACTCAAGTAAAGCAAtccaagattgacatgctcaTTACTGAGTATGAGGTTTCCAGAATGAAggacgatgaatctattcaagacatgcatacaagattcacttccatcataaatgagctatACTCGCTTGGTAAAATCATTCCTAGGAGCAAGCTTGTGAGGAAAATTCTCAATGTTTTGCCCAGTTCATGGGAGAGTAAAGTGAATGCCATTACTGAAGCAAAAGATTTGCAGGCGTTAACCATAGACGAGCTAGTTGGAAATATGAAAACCTACGAAATGAAGTAG